One window of the Penaeus monodon isolate SGIC_2016 chromosome 1, NSTDA_Pmon_1, whole genome shotgun sequence genome contains the following:
- the LOC119576569 gene encoding LOW QUALITY PROTEIN: splicing factor 3B subunit 1-like (The sequence of the model RefSeq protein was modified relative to this genomic sequence to represent the inferred CDS: deleted 11 bases in 6 codons; substituted 6 bases at 6 genomic stop codons; added 130 bases not found in genome assembly), which translates to MVDKDHDPMAQYKRPTIADREDNYRARRQMQVISPERNDPFADGGKTPDMNARTYAHIMQETRLKGEEALIRKTIQERAKEGTLQAVATNGDAPKAAPRKRGRWDQTADETPQPKKKTTWEAETPSVARWDETPGRAKGSETPGATPGQSTRMWDATPGHATPGHETPVHDKATPSARRNRWDETPKTDRGETPGHNSGWAETPRTDRGASDLIQETPTPSASKRRSRWDETPAAQTPGATPSGAMNPINTPTTPVXTPGNGWTPGGITPGGTTPVGPKAIGMATPSPGQLVNMTPEQIHAFRWEREIDERNRPMTDEELDALFPPGYEVLPPPQGYVPIRTPARKLTATPTPMIGTPQGFYMQKEGMTPKHDDSQPKGNLPLLKPEDAQYFDKLLQDVDEESRLKPRRKKEGKKIMKLLLKIKNGTPPMRKAALRQITDKAREFGAGPLFNQILPLLMSPTLEDQERHLLVKVIDRVLYKLDDLVRPYVHKILVVIEPLLIDEDYYARVEGREIISNLAKAAGLATMISTMRPDIDNIDEYVRNTTARAFAVVASALGIPSLLPFLKAVCKSKKSWQARHTGIKIVQQIAILMGCAILPHLRSLVEIIEHGLVDEQQKVRTITALALAALAEAATPYGIESFDSVLKPLWRGIRQHRGKGLAAFLKAIGYLIPLMDGEYADYYTREVMLILIREFQSPDEEMKKIVLKVVKQCCATDGVEPGYIKEEILPHFFKHFWNHRMALDRRNYRQLVDTTVEIANKVGASEIVNRIVDDFLKKDXKRXSSXPXKWWMEKLKKKKFMANLEQQDIAFPRGLEEPVKFDGKFFYAFQEQTTEDVVMLNGFGTIVNALGSRVKAYLPQICGTILWRLNNKSAKVRQQAADLISRIAVVMKTCQEEKKTDWGNIFWKYIPEVLGVPFLGCFXKVICECLLGMHKMKKPSPIKKILLPTSITPILKNRHEKKVQENCIDLVGRIADRGPEYVSPREWMRICFELLELLKAHKKAIRRATVNTFGYIAKAIGPHDVLATLLNNLKVQERQNRVCTTVAIAIVAETCSPFTVLPGLMNEYRVPELNVQNGVLKSLSFLFEYIGEMGKDYIYAVTSLLEDALMDRDLVHRQTACAAIKHMAIGVWFWLRRLHWISLCLKYVYGA; encoded by the exons GAGGCAAAACACCTGACATGAATGCGCGAACCTATGCACACATCATGCAGGAAACACGTCTGAAAGGAGAAGAAGCCCTT ATCCGGAAAACAATTcaggaaagagcaaaggaaggAACTCTTCAAGCTGTGGCAACCAATGGTGATGCACCTAAAGCTGCTCCAAGAAAGCGGGGCCGTTGGGATCAGACAGCTGATGAAACGCCACAACCAAAGAAAAAGACAACATGGGAAGCTGAAACTCCTTCTGTTGCTCGTTGGGATGAGACTCCAGGTCGAGCCAAAGGAAGTGAGACACCTGGTGCAACACCAGGACAGAGTACTCGTATGTGGGATGCCACACCAGGTCATGCAACACCTGGCCATGAAACACCAGTTCATGACAAGGCTACTCCTTCAGCTCGACGGAATCGATGGGATGAGACACCAAAAACGGATCGTGGAGAAACTCCTGGACATAACAGTGGCTGGGCTGAAACCCCTCGAACTGACCGTGGAGCTAGTGACCTCATACAAGAAACCCCAACTCCAAGTGCCAGCAAGCGGCGCTCAAGATGGGATGAAACTCCTGCTGCACAAACTCCTGGTGCCACTCCATCAGGAGCTATGAACCCCatc aacacccccaccacaccagtATGAACTCCAGGAAATGGATGGACTCCTGGGGGTATAACTCCTGGAGGTACAACACCTGTAGGGCCAAAGGCTATTGGCATGGCTACTCCATCACCAGGACAGCTGGTAAATATGACACCAGAACAAATTCATGCTTTCaggtgggagagggaaattgATGAGAGGAATAGACCCATGACAGATGAAGAACTTGATGCTTTATTTCCTCCTGGGTATGAGGTGCTACCACCACCTCAGGGTTATGTTCCTATAAGAACACCTGCGCGTAAATTAACAGCTACTCCAACACCAATGATAGGAACCCCTCAAGGATTCTACATGCAGAAGGAGGGGATGACACCTAAGCATGATGACTCACAGCCGAAAGGTAATTTGCCCCTACTGAAACCTGAAGATGCCCAGTACTTCGATAAACTTCTGCAAGATGTTGACGAGGAGAGCCGC CTAAAgccaagaagaaaaaaggaaggaaaaaaaataatgaaattacttCTCAAAATAAAGAATGGAACTCCTCCAATGCGCAAGGCAGCACTACGCCAGATTACAGATAAAGCAAGAGAGTTTGGTGCAGGGCCTCTCTTTAACCAGATTCTTCCGTTGCTTATGTCCCCAACACTGGAGGATCAAGAACGACATCTTTTGGTCAAAGTTATTGACAGAGTTCTGTACAAACTTGATGACCTGGTACGCCCTTATGTTCATAAAATTCTTGTGGTCATTGAACCTCTACTTATTGATGAAGATTACTATGCTCGTGTAGAAGGTCGAGAGATCATTAGTAATTTGGCCAAAGCTGCTGGATTAGCAACCATGATTTCCACAATGAGACCtgatattgataacattgatgaataTGTGCGTAACACTACTGCCCGAGCCTTTGCTGTTGTGGCCTCTGCCCTTGGGATTCCATCTTTGCTACCATTTTTAAAGGCTGTCTGTAAGAGCAAAAAGTCATGGCAGGCACGGCATACTGGTATTAAGATTGTACAGCAGATTGCCATCTTGATGGGTTGTGCAATTTTGCCACATCTCCGTTCCCTTGTTGAAATTATTGAACATGGACTTGTT GATGAGCAACAGAAGGTGAGAACTATCACTGCCCTTGCCTTGGCTGCTCTGGCAGAAGCAGCAACGCCTTATGGTATTGAGAGTTTTGATTCTGTTTTGAAGCCTCTGTGGCGTGGTATCCGACAACACCGTGGCAAGGGTCTTGCTGCCTTTTTGAAAGCTATTGGTTATCTGATCCCACTTATGGATGGAGAATATGCTGACTACTATACAAGGGAAGTGATGTTGATCCTCATTCGTGAATTCCAAAGTCCcgatgaagaaatgaaaaagattgTGTTGAAGGTGGTCAAACAGTGTTGCGCCACGGATGGTGTTGAACCAGGATATATTAAGGAGGAGATCCTGCCCCACTTCTTCAAACACTTTTGGAACCACAGAATGGCTCTCGATCGTCGTAATTACCGCCAGCTAGTCGATACAACTGTTGAGATTGCAAATAAAGTTGGAGCATCTGAGATTGTTAACCGTATTgtagatgattttttaaaaaaggattgaAAAAGATGAAGCAGTTAACCGTAAAAATGGTGGatggaaaaactgaaaaaaaagaaattcatggCTAACCTTGAGCAGCAAGACATTGCATTTCCTCGGGGACTCGAAGAACCAGTTAAATTTGACGGTAAA TTCTTTTATGCATTCCAGGAGCAGACTACAGAAGATGTTGTCATGCTCAATGGATTTGGTACCATAGTCAATGCTCTTGGATCACGTGTCAAGGCTTACCTTCCTCAAATTTGTGGTACTATATTGTGGCGCCTGAATAATAAGTCAGCCAAAGTGCGTCAACAAGCTGCAGATCTGATATCTCGCATTGCAGTTGTAATGAAAACATgccaggaagagaaaaaaactgatTGGGGGAacattttttgg AAATATATCCCGGAAGTTCTTGGGGTCCCATTTCTTGGTTGCTTTTGAAAGGTTATTTGTGAATGTTTATTGGGAATgcacaaaatgaaaaaaccctCCCCCATCAAAAAGATTCTTCTCCCCACGTCC ATTACTCCCATTCTGAAGaacagacatgaaaaaaaagtacaagaaaattGCATTGACTTGGTAGGACGCATTGCTGACAGAGGACCAGAGTATGTGAGTCCTCGTGAATGGATGAGAATT TGCTTTGAATTGTTAGAACTTCTTAAAGCACATAAAAAAGCCATCAGAAGAGCAACAGTAAACACATTTGGTTATATTGCCAAAGCCATTGGTCCACACGATGTGCTTGCTACATTACTAAATAACCTTAAGGTTCAAGAGCGACAAAATAGAGTGTGTACAACTGTGGCTATTGCTATAGTTGCTGAAACATGTTCCCCATTTACAGTTCTCCCAGGTCTTATGAATGAATACAGAGTTCCAGAACTTAATGTCCAAAATGGAGTTCTTAAGtccctatctttcctttttgAATACATAGGTGAAATggggaaagattatatatatgctgTCACATCACTTCTGGAAGATGCTCTCATGGACAGAGATCTAGTACACAGGCAGACTGCATGTGCAGCCATCAAACATATGGCCATTGGAGTTTGGTTTTGGTTGCGAAGATTGCACTGGATTTCACTTTGTTTGAAATATGTTTATGGGGCCTAA